The Pocillopora verrucosa isolate sample1 chromosome 9, ASM3666991v2, whole genome shotgun sequence genome includes the window ATTGTTTCGTCAATATTAGTCAATCAGTTGAAAGCTTTTCATATCACAATATGACTATTTGTTCGAAAATCTTTCAAAAGTACCACGTCAGCACTTTTCAGATTTCAAACCTAACTATCTCAATAAAATAAGTGGTTACACCAAGATTCTTTTGGAATTTTGCAAGCTCAAGaccaaatttatttcattaacatGGTCATTAGCCAGGAAAAATTAGATCCCCATCATCAGAAGATGATGAAGAGGGTTAATGAGGATCTTAACGAATATCATTCAAGAATATACCAAGATAGCTGTTACTGATTGGTAGCGCTGAAGAAGACTTTAAGCGGCAATTGTGCCaaccaaaacaaattaacaTAAATGTTTCAAGTTGTACAAATAGTGGCGCACACATAGCTTTAAAATAGGAATCTATATGTGATGATACCTTGAGGATATGTTTTAGCTCCTTCTAAGACTGGGTATTCTTCCAAAATCTTTATCACGTTCAATCTCCGTTGTGCCAAATTCTGACATTTGTATTTCTTACTAAGTGCCTTGAAGAAGCTGTCGTCAAATGCCTGGTCAATAGAAATCAACCTCATTCCAATGGGCTCAGGGTTGTTACTTGTACCACACTGAAACATAACTTTGTCACTTCCAAATGAAATGCCAGTTGTCATGGACGCCGTGAACCTTTTAGAGTCAACGGAGAGAGAGCTACGGTACTCGCTAGACACAGACATAGACACCGCAGTTTTCACCTAtgggaaagaaacaaaaaagtcaGAGCAAAGACACACAACATAGTCGACGTAGTaggttttcatgtttttctttcgatttcgTTACAGTCTGTAACGATTTATCGGTAATTGTTCACACCATATGTATTTGTTTTACGCAGCTAATACAAATTGTCGTCAAAAGGCATCATGGAATCAAAGAAGTGAGTAGTAACTCATGTTTCAAATTTCCGTTGAGTTATCGGTGCACAGCTCAACGTCAAATGTTCCAAGGAGCTTCTATAGACCAAAACCTGCAGGTTATTGGCTAATTTATTCTCGTTATCGGAATGGCTCTTTGGAGCATAATGGTAAGTTGGCACTCACCAAGGAGTTGGAACCAAATGAAGTGCGACTTTGCCTTAAGGGCAATTAAACAAGAACAGTTGAACGCCGAGCAACAAAATCTATTTCATACTGTTGCTTAGTAGAAATTTCAGTGAGCGCAGAAACTCACATGTTTCATCGCATACTTGAAGAAATCAGCATACGAACTCTTGTAGCGTTCAATCTTCTTGGTTCCAAGTTCCACCTCGCTGACAATATGCtgtaaggaaaataataaaattcatacaaaaagATACATTCGCTCTCCAGAATGTAGTTTAGTTTAAATTATTCTACAGGCGGGTTCCAATAGATAAATTGAAAAGTATCTCATTGACTCAGTTACCTTACTACTGTACTGTTTACTTCATTTAAATTCTAGGACGAAACACGCTATAATGTAATTAAAAGTGTCTTGATGGAAACCTTGAACctattattatcaatatcatcAAAATTATCATCTCTATTAGAAGCACCTTTATGAAAAAATTGGGTTTTCACGTATGGCTGTTAAACAACCCACATTTGATAACCAAGAGAACTGGGTTCTGGTGCATCGGTACATCATGTAAACAAGGTCAACTTGACATGTATTAAGGAAAATGTATTCTTGGTATCCAACAAATAATCAATAACTTTCTATACACATaactttgtttgaaagtttATGAAAAATTGAGATGAGTTTATCTTGAGTATATTTCAaccaaaaattcagaaataTAAATGTACCTCAACACATCCACATTATTGCAACCAATCAGTTTCCTGTTTGAATGTGTAGTGTGGAACGGCAAGCCTGTTCGCTAACAGAAACCAAAGATTCTTACGAATCCCCCATTGGGGAAGGGGGGAGTGCCGCTTAGAAGGTTAGTACCAAACAGCGAGAAAtgaaggtaatttggtattatcaagtgagttgatattgtgaattggcctccgtaaagagtttcaaagctggtgTTACTCTCTTtggaaacttaacccctttataagtggaaaaaaatgaaaattataatacttaaattaaaaaggcaaaaacacatgaaataaaaaaaaacagatcacTTAGCGCAAACATTATCTTTAGTCAGCTGCAGAACATTGAAAACTGCTTTTCTAAttgttacatttttgttattgtaGACGGATTTATCCTTTCAGCCAAACAAAAGGATAACGTGCATGCAAAGAATGTGCCAAAAAATTGTGAGGTTAATTTAAGACACCTACACAACTTAAATCAATGTAATTATACATCTTCAAGAGGTtcaaaaaagaaagggaaactcagatattttgcaatttcaggGGACaatatatagatatagataactcaaaaattttcaaacacgTATTCTTCATTGACACACTGGCCATGGTAAAAACCTGGCCAAATGAAACCTGGCCAAATCCtttcaaattaaaagttaatgaGGTAACAAAGTTAATTCAGAAACCAACCGTCCCCCAATCCTTTATAAATCTGTGGTAAGCCATCCGGTCATATATTTGTGGTAAGTTACAGACAGCAGCAGCAAATTCATTGGTGATGGGGAAACGTTCCGATTTAACAAGGTCCATTTGGTATCGTGCTTTTCCAAGATTATGTACAGTTTTCTCCTCGTAAAAGACATTTTCTGCATGTAATGTTTGGTAAGAAACCTTCTGATACACTGCAATAATTCAGGgcaaaagaagaataaaacgaATCAATTAATCAGTCCATCATAGAATTCTGAACAATCAACATATCAGTCAATcaacagtcaatcagtcagtcagcgATCCAGTCATCCAGCCATGTAGCCATCCTTCCAGACTCCCACCTATTTGGCTATCTCGCCATCCATCCAGCCTTCCAGGCATTCAGCTAGCCATCATTCAGCCAGCCAACTATCCAGCTAGCCATCATTTAGCCAGCCAGCCATCCAGCCATCTACCCTTCCAACGTTCCACCCATTCAGCCTTTCAGCTTCCAGCCGTCAAGATATCCAGTCTTCCAGCCTTCAAGCTTCCAGCCATCCAGATATCCAGCCTTCCAGCCTTCCAGCTATCAAGAAATCCAGCCATCCATCATTCATCCAGCCTTCCAGCCAGCCATTATTCATCCGGCCAGGCGTCCATGATGATTCATTTTCACCTCAGTTTTTACACGATGCGCGACTAGTTTAATGGCAATAGGACTGAGTTGAGTCCAATTCTGTCCGTAATTATTCGAGCGATTGATAAAGTTGGACGACTATACAGGGGAAGTCCGATTTTTAAATTTCGAGTATGATTATAGACAGAATCGGACTACGAAAAGCCCAGCTGTTACCATTTAATCATAACCACTTCAAtttccaaagaaataaaacaagaaaccGTGGAAGTGAGTCAAAATTGACAATGGCGAAAACATCTCCAAAAGAAACATTGTTTAGAGTCAAAATTCCAACAGCTTTGGAAACTCCCCAATTTTGTTGGGAAGTGGTTGAATGTTACTATGGTTACTttatcaattctgtgattggtggatttaacTGAGTGGACTTAAAGTATGACTGTTCAATTATAGCCAACTGTCAGATTACATTGTCCGATTACAATTCTGCAGaataataagtgaaaaataaagtagGTGAAGCATCAAtcatatttgaggaaattgtaatggttatgagcaaaaattaaattgtgaCTTGTGAATTAAACACAAAGGAGAGCGCGCAGTTGATGATTCTATGAACCAGCATCAGGTGTGATTTCCCTTCTTATATATACAAccttcttatttttaaatttttttttgtttttcattttcatctgtCATTTTCAACTTAAGATTTCCATGGAACCTCGCACATGAAAGGAGAGAAAGGGTGATCGATAACCAGGTTAGCAGTTGACAAGACTAATCAATAATGTCTTTTCTTACTTGTATTGAGGCTGAATGCAAATTTCCATAATACATAGTTCACACCACCTACCGAGAGAATAtacaaaaatatagaaaatgttTTATTAGAATTACACAAACAGGTGGGTGAAATTTTCCGTGATGAGAACTGACTGAGTTACCAGGCTATAGTCTCAGTTCGAATTGTCGTTGTGGTAACCAAACCCCTCTCTATAGGAACAAGGTCTCTTGGATTAGGAATAATTGAGTGTGGAAAATAATACATACACATATAACTGCTAGTGCTGTCATGCTAAAAACTCCCAccattttttcaaaagcaaaagtaaCACGAGTCGCAacacaaaaaatacattttaggGGTAGTTTTGCACAATCAAAAAGTGAACAAGTGTCGCAATCCCTCCAATAATATCACATAAAAATCtcataaaaaaagtaaacaagactcgcaaatcaaatcaaaatttttctctttaaaaggTGAACAAGCCTCGAAAAATGCATTTGGTGGGGGTTGCTTCGGCACAATGGCATAAAATTGAGTATAATTTGCACCAGTCATAACGCAAATTATGATAAGAAGTATGTGAGGCTGTATTTCAATTTGGCACAATCGCGTGAAAATGAGCATAATTTCATGATCAACCAGTCACAAAGGCGCTGGCGGTAACGACGAtcagtggtgataattttagacttatcccactaTACAGTTGGTTATGCACGTGTGCTCCGAAAACGTTGAACTTTCTTTATTGCAAAATAACACCGCTTCCTGATGCTCTTTCAAAGATGTACCAAACTGAAGTTTGATTTGTCCGATATACTCGTGATCAAAGTCACTGCATGGAATATAATAAATAGCGTTcattgttctttcgtgacaggatccttaagtttggcaaaaatatgccctaAAGTTTGAAAAGGTCTTTGAGCAACTTTATTGTTGTTGccattcaaaattctcttgatgggttccgtaacaccctgaatgtaagcAATAGCAACAAAACCAGTCGCAGGTTCCTTCTCATCAGGAGcgttactagttgtaactggtttttggcagttacggagaaaagtttcgGTATGGCCATTTACCTTTAGGATATCGGGGACACATTTAtttcctcagccttcgaattaAGTGAAGATGATAGATAttcagccctcctgagtaaagttttagCTACATAATTTTTGTGGTAAAATTGGGTGTGGTGAGagtcgaaagcgaggtatttgtcggtgtgggtaggtttacgacACACACTCGTCTCTAAATTCCCCTTTTCCACTCTGCACAAATTTAGgtcaagaaagggcaaatgtttATCCTTTTGAAGCTTAAGAGTGAATTGGATAATTGGATAGACGGCTccactgaattcaaatgcgatagGAAGcgttccgcttcatttccggataccgcgGAAATAGCATCAACGACATATCGTCTttagaaaaagggtttaaccggtgaagtggctaaggccctttgttccacgtcttccataACCATATTGACACTAACAACAGAGACGGGTGAACCCATAGCCGTACCAAAAACCTATTGATAGTAGGTGCCCTTGTATACAAATTGTGGgtttttgaggcaaaaagacagcatatgaataatatcctccacaggcgAAGAaattctttgtcctagggaaggGTCTTCTCTGAGTTTCTCCCCCGCAACTTTAACGGCAGGATCAACTAAGATTTTAGGGAAGAGTGAAAAAACGTCGAAAAATACCAATTCTTCACAGGCattaagagttttatctcttatgaaatttTTGACAGTGGAATAAATGTTCCCAACAACAGGCAACAAATTCttgcaagataaccagaaattgcataagttggagaattaacaaaagagacgaTAGGTCTCAATGGAATTCCCAGTTTATGAATTtaaggtaagccataaaaacgtgggCATAAGCCATCATTATTGTATAGAATTTTGTATGTATAGTCACTAATCTCATCAGCTCTTTTCatatcaagcaacattttgtttagcTTTCTTTAAGTTTTACTAGTAGGATCAGAGTTAAAGACTAATTACGTACTTTTGTCACTGAGCAGGGACAAAGCTTTGTCGtcatattgctgtttgtccatatCTACAACTCAATGGGAATCTTTGACGGCACAGAAGTATGCGAACTAGTCAGACTTTTCATCTTGAGCGACCTGGCAAACAAATACGGAACAAACAACATCGGACTCTAAAGGGACGACGGACTCGCCATTTTCAAGAACACAACAGGACCTCAAGCAGAAAGAACACGGAAAGAAATAACAAGGCGCTTGCAAGAAcacagactgaaaaaaacaatCCAAAGCAACTTAAAATCAGTCGACTACCTCGATATCACGCTCAACTTGACGAGTGGTCTCTTCCAACCATACAGAAAACCTAACGACAAGGCGCTTTACATCAACTCAAAATCTAACCACCCACCCACTGTCATCAAACAAGTACCCACAGCCATCAATCGCAGATTATCAGCCTCATCATCTATCAAAGAAACATTCGACAAAGCCAATCCTCTTTACGACAAAGCCCTCAGATCAAGTGGATTCAACGCAAACCTTCACTACTAAGAGAAAAACACAACCACACCCACGAAAAGAATTAGAAAACGAAACACCATCTGGTTTAACCCCCCAAACAGGAAAAATTTCCAAACCAACGTAGCTAAAACCTTCCTCAACCTAATCAAGAAAAACTTCCCACCAAACCACAATCTGCACGCGTCTTTAATAAGAACAACGTGAAAgtcagttacagctgcatgccGAACATGGGCAGCATCATCAACAACCACAGCTAGAAAATCCTTACCAACAAAAACAGATGCAACTGTAGAAAAAAAGACCAATGCCCACTAGACAACAACTGCCTCATCACCAGTGTAATCTACAAAGCCAACGTGACCACAGACAAAGACAACACAAAAAAGAACTACATCGGACTAACTGAAGGAACATTCAAACAACGATATACGCAACATAAACTATCATTCCGTAACAGAAAATACGCTAACCGCACCGAACTAGTAAAACACATCTGGAAACTCAAGGACAACAATGAAAGCAACAAAATAATCTGGTCTATCAGAAAGCGCCTACATCCAAACGATGCTTCTGCCTAACTGAAGAACTCTACATTATTAAAGTCGACAAAGCAAGCAACCTTAACAAAAGAACTGAATTAATTTCCAAATCCCGCACTGGGAACAAATACTCCCTAGTGAACATCGACACCAGATTACAATAGACTTGATAATTAACTAACTACTGTATATATTTAAACCAAGTGAGGTATACTCTCCATTAAAATCTGTCGGATGAACGcgtgtttgttttaaacataaaaatgttttaacattatgtttgttttatgagtgggcaaccacgaaacaggcttgtagggatgaacttgtagtttatttgtgttttttctcccactatatatatatatataaatatatatttgagAGCATTTAATGGTGACCCAGTCAATCAAACAAACGGTTCCAACAAACGGTATGTTGATGCAAAAACAAACGATTTTTTTGCGAATTGATGGTTCGAGATCAGTGAATGCTGATCTGAACATAAGGTCAAAGAGTATCACAAATCTCAAAGATCCTCAATCAGACGAATGCACTCATACTGTTCATGTAAATTTTGTCGATAAGACGATCTCTGACAATAATGCAACCATCAAGACCTATTACAAGAAGTACGTTGATGGTGGATTAAATCATTCCAATCAAGTGTATGATGATGTTAACATgtttcaataaactttactgACAAACTTTGCTGGTAATCCGTGACCTAAGAACAATAGCAATTACTTAGATTACTCATTTCCTCGGGAAAGTCCCTGTTATATCATCAACTTCCCGATCCGCTGACAGTGTCACGCAATGGAAAAATTGAAAGGCACGCTGAGACATGTTAAAAACGTAATTTGGGTTGTGACTACTGAAAATTAATGCTTATTAAAATGGGATTGTGCCTAATTGAAATATAGCCTCACATTTCATATCATTATTTGCATTGTGACTGGTGAAAATTATGCTCATTTTTACGCGATTATGCCAAATTGAAATACAGCCTCACATACTTCTCATCATTATTTTCGCGATGACTAGTGAAATTTATGCTCATTTTTACGCGATTTTGCCAAAGTACCCCCACCAAATGCATTTTCGAGGCTTGTTAACCTCCTTTCAAAAGTCGATCTTCGTTGCAAACTGGACATAACCTTAAGCAATAATGCATAATCTCTTAATCTTTTCTACTCACCGTCGACTTTTACAACAGTCTTGAGTTTGTCTTGGTAGGATCTAGGTCCAAAAAAGACTTTTTGCACGATTTCTTCTACACGGGAGTTACGATCAGCAAAGGCAATCTGATCTGGCACCTTGTACTTCTTATCAACTGAGAGCTTTCCGTCATTCCACGTCAGTTTTAGAATTTTTCTGGTAGTTTTCAGCTCTGGGTCAATTCCGCCTTTTGAAAGATCACAGTCTGGATTTCCCCTCATTATATCATACCCGACACCGATAAAGTGAAGGCCTTTGAGTGTGTCGGGATGACCGTAGCTGGGATGACCATAGCCGGGGGTGAAGGCGATGCCAAAAGCGAAAATAAGGACGAAAAGATGCATGGTTACTCTTTGCCTTTTGATGCAATAATTACACTCGCACAATAGGTTCTTTGCAGGACTTGATCACGTGCTCGGATACCACATAGCAACGCTTTGCTGGGGAGCAGGTAAACTAGCGTCACGCTCCTTGTAGTGATCGACTTATGCGAAGCGAACTTTGACTTTTTGGTCGAAAGCCCCCCAAACATTTGTAGTATAAGGACACCAATCGAGAATTATTGTGACTTTGTTTCATTGAGCTTCAATTTCGTCTGATCTACCTTTGTTGTGGGAGTAAAAGACCGGCGAAAGCCCCAATACATGGCGAGATATTGCCGCTTATCCAAGACCGAGTGACGGTGAGTTACTTTGTTTTCTATTAATGACTATTTCCTGGGATTCCGTTATGTTAACTGAAAACGGTCGGTTCAGTCATCTATTAGAAGACCTCAATCGCGTCAACTTAACTGGTTACGGTTAGAAAGGTTGGTTTCAATACAAGACCAAGTCGCATAGTGTAATTGAACTTATCTGtaaagttggtcaattttaaTATCTAACTTGTTTTTCCAATTTATTCTTGTATATCTGATTTAGTACGTCTTTGCCTATCAAGCTGGCAAATTGTCTTTTCATATTTGCATTCCAAAAATTAGCTTTTGGTGCTATTTTACAGgagattttttcagtttcaatttaaTGAGAATAATTCTTTCAAGTAGAATAATTGCCAGTCTCCATAAAAGGTAACTTACGCATTAGAATCTGTTAAGAACTCCTTTGTATGTGAGAGAGCCTGAGTTCGATGACaagaagtttgttttcttcatgtGTAAAGTATTTCTACTAATGCACTGGATTATCACATACGTTCACGTGACATAGATGTTAAGAAATTAGCTCAGATGGAGCTACAAAACTTGAACACACCTGTCCCAAAGGATAAAGCAATAAAAGTCAGAGTGGCTGCTTGTTTGTCGTCTTCCTTTGTCATAATATTCGTGATGTAAAGGTGTCCCTTTTCATGATAGATATAAACTTTTCACTAACTTCCAATTTATTAACTTATCCATTTATTTCTCCTAAGTCATTTATTCTTCCATGTAAGTAATTGCAAAGTGTGTTAGAGAAAATCTAATTTAGTAGTATGATAATTTAGTTGTCCATTATATGTGCAAAATTCTTCCGTGTAACAGTGAAAACATTTAGGAGAACTAATGTGTTATACTACCGTTTCAACAAATTTAGGGCGACATTTTTTCCACTGTCTGAGTACGTCACATTTACATCGTACgatcagacttacagaaaatAGCAGATAAGGAGAAACCCCCTTGGTTCACCTCCTGGTTCCGGTTACACTCGCGACATCGTCGAGGATGCCATTCGGACATTAAAGGAAAAGCTCAAGGAATACTGACTTTTATACTTTTGGAATACACTGAGGATCAAGGTGAATGGTTTTCGTGTTGATAAGAAAATGAGCACAATTACGTGCATTCCTTTGTGAGATTGCTGCCAAGAGATGTTGTAGACTCTGATCGCATGATGAAGGCGTATTTCAGGAAAGCAGTAGCAAGAAGACACAAAGAGTCAAGTCCATGTGGGTTCCGTGACATTTAAccataatatatagatttagccaagcctaaaagtggagctcttattagtttattttccagccctacattaaaataaaaactgctATAAAACTCCTCAGCACTGGccgtagaagagtttcttcaaggggatttAGGGACCAGTCCAGGGAGTCGGGAGGGGGCAGAAATTGACGAGGTCTGGAGCCTGGggacgatgttctcacaacttTCAAAGCGATCGACACGCATGCGGGTCAGCGGTATCTTAACGCAGCTGA containing:
- the LOC131775379 gene encoding uncharacterized protein, producing the protein MHLFVLIFAFGIAFTPGYGHPSYGHPDTLKGLHFIGVGYDIMRGNPDCDLSKGGIDPELKTTRKILKLTWNDGKLSVDKKYKVPDQIAFADRNSRVEEIVQKVFFGPRSYQDKLKTVVKVDGGVNYVLWKFAFSLNTMYQKVSYQTLHAENVFYEEKTVHNLGKARYQMDLVKSERFPITNEFAAAVCNLPQIYDRMAYHRFIKDWGTHIVSEVELGTKKIERYKSSYADFFKYAMKHVKTAVSMSVSSEYRSSLSVDSKRFTASMTTGISFGSDKVMFQCGTSNNPEPIGMRLISIDQAFDDSFFKALSKKYKCQNLAQRRLNVIKILEEYPVLEGAKTYPQDPIIRIPLTWPLGKYGLPMAKSGCPNGGFWHTGWRYHDTEDKDPNNHWSNPYDLSGRVGKSYMNQEFCIKTKSRTSRYNMPWPEGKYCIFKKEDCPADFEEAYIRWDDEDDDNRNERGGTLPEGHYNYNTRIEYCCRTDGDATEAIRLPTGSPFALIKANTHICQEVVGMRHRSAYFYWDTEDHKPNAAIHGPINAELDSHRNIKVHYCYYT